CCCTCAGATTTGGCAAACTCACTTTCAAATCTAAGTCCTTATTCTCCAAAGCCAcctcccccccaaaaaaaaaaaatgacaaaacacCCACACTTTGGAAAACTAAAAAAGTAACTAGAATGTATATGTTCAGAAAAGGGAAAAGGTAAGGAAAGGAACTGCAttatttcttttcctctctgATTAAGCCTCCATCTCACCTAAGTTCTAAAGacttttaaagaaataaaatggaAGTCAGTATGCAATCTCATCAGTGTAAGAGACTTCACAATGCAGCACCTCGTTATATCGTTTCTTCTCTCATCtttttcaaacaaagttcaaatttcttttctctctgCACCAAATAAACTCAATCCACGGGACCATTCATAAATCTGctaaaaaaaatcacataatcACACTTCAAGTTGTCACTCAATCATCTAGGATAACTATCCCATACTCTCAACAAACTCATTATATCTTCATCATTCCCACAACTTCCTCAACCAATACCTCAAGTTTTCACTTGAAAATTCCACCAAAGAAACAGGTGCAAGCATACAGACACACAAAATGTTCACCTACAGACACTATAGTCCCTAtcacaataaaaaaattttcaccaagCCACAAGCATAGATCAATCAATAATCACCAATTCCAACTATTTTCTGTACAAAAAGTGgtttaaggaaaaaaataaacatttcAGAAAACAGATCACAAACACTTGAGCTCCATATTCCTCAATATCCAAATCAACACAGAAAataaaaccccaaaaaaaaaaatagaacacgCACTAGTATGTGCCACAATTCTTAACAAAAAGTTAATGAAGCAAAAAATTCAGATACATAGCAATCGTAATTgccaaaaagaagaaatttatgAATTCTAAAAACAGAGAGAACAGGGAAAGTGAAACAGACGAAATTTGTGCGCAATTGTATATACAGACGCAGTGAAGGTGTTTGTGCGTGAAGACGAGAAACTGAGAGTTAAAAAATACCTGCCGAATGAAGATGACTTGTGAGTATATAGATTATGTGGTGGTAGCCGCCGAAATAGTGTCGCCGGAGGAGGTGATCGCCACCGAGGACTGACGCCGGAGGAAGCGGGAATGGGGGTTCTTCGGGAAAGATCGCGGACTGGGATCCAAAAACAAGCAGCGTGGTCCGATTGGAATTTTGcttagttgtaataaataataaataaatatagtttgaataataaaatataattaaatcaaTAATAGTAACGATAATAGTAGGAATAATTCTGCCGCTTAAACTTCTAACTAAGGGTGTTACGTGTTGCAGTTCAGCTACACGCAATTTTGACTTTATCCAGTTGGTAGGTCCCAACATGTGATGTCCTTAATCAATTGTCACCGCAATTACAGAAGAATTACTCCAatgattttgatgaaatttttccCTTAACTTTTGGCTAAATTGTGAGGAGCCTTTTTATGCGTTGTTTTTTTTCTATTAAGTTTAGTTAATTTGTCTAAATGCATAAGTTATAATAATTGTGCTTGTATATATTTACATAAtaaattaagtgcaatttagaAAGATTAACAAGTGCTTATTGaacacaatttttttaaaaaaaaatctatcgGAGTTTTGCACACATGTCGTGAATTCAATGTACACTGTCAGTatgtataaaatttactctaatAATAATCACCACCACGAGTTTAgatgtgtgtttggattgtaaattatttgaaataattttgtaaaaaagtactgtaacacttttttgatatgatgtatatgaaataaaaaagtgattagaaaatgtgttaatgatacaagcaaatcagtgtgtgtaaataaagtgaaataacacacaatccaaacacaatcaTTTACTACTAGAGCGATGAAtgttgttttgtttcttttatccaaaaaaaaaaaaaaaatgttgttcTGTTTCTGctagtaatttatttattagttATTAAAGGCCAAATTGTCTACtagaaattttgcattttcaatTTCAGTATGCATGCATATTATCAGGCCATTGCTGGATTAAAGGCAAAATACCGGTACACACAATTCCATATATGCCAAAGAACCTTTATTCTGACAAAATTTCCAAAAGATTGTACCATGTACAAGAACTGAAAACAGAACTGATGCTTTCCAGACACAACTTGCAGAGTCAGATATAGGATCCATCAATGGACTAAATATAACACCTCAATTACATATGGATTCTTATTAGTTGCTATTACATTGAAagtatatcatcaaaatacTTGATCGACACAGCCTGTTGAacacttcattttctttctttttattttgaagCATCATTGATCATAGCTAATCATAATCTTCTCGCCTCTGACTGAGCCATGGTTGAGCTTAGGCTCCAGAACCAGCCAAACGCCTtctggtggcgttggaaacagAAACTTGGCCAAGTCTATCCACCTCCTTTGCAATCATCCGCTCTTTCAGTGGCATATAGTGCCGCAACCAGACACCAGTATAGACCTGCAGTGAAATAGGATACAATGGCATTGTAATATATGAGCTTCAGAAATTGTTTCAAGCAGCACTCTGACAAAACAATGCATCCTCCGTTCAATAGCAAATAAACTACCACTATTTCCTCAAACCAGGACACAACGATAGAAAAGATGGAAACAGTAGCAAGCGAAACCTTAGTCGAAACATTAAGATTTATACTTGCAAATGAAAATTTAGAGCATATTCGGTCTATTCATGTGAAGctgcaaaatatatatatatatgaaatggAAGTACAACAAACCTGTGCAGGTCTCATTATTTTTGTGTCAGGATCATCTAGAGACTCTCGCCAATGAGATAAATACCCAGCCATTCTAGGAATGGCAAATAAAACAGGAAAGAACTCCGTGGGGAAACCCATTGCCCTGATCAAGAATAATGAAAATCTGTTAGAAAGAAGATAATGCATTAAGAATTGCTTGCTTGATAagagtggaatcaaatttatttTCCCCATTACCTATATATTAGCCCAGAGTAAAAGTCAACATTAGGATACAACTTTCGCTTAACAAAGTACTCATCTGAAAGGGCAGCTTTCTCCAAAGCAATTGCAACCTGCAGGTGGCATAAGAAATCAGATTATATAGTGCAAAATAAGTGGTATTTTATAAAGATGAAAGGACAATATATTCAAATTATAAAAGCTTATGCTACAAACTAGTGATTGCCAGTACTTGGTTCAACTCAAATAGATGATAGTTAATATTTAAAGTGAACAAATTCCACCTCAATGAGAGGATCCCGGCCAACAATTGAAAATACTTCTTCTGCCAGCTTCTTTATGACCTTAGCCCTGGGATCATAATTCTTGTATACACGGTGTCCAAAACCAGACATCTTGCGCCTCCTACAGAATTAATATTCCAAAATAATATCAGCAGAAAAGCAATGAAGCCATATGCTAAGAGATAGTATCATCATTTGTCTGAAAAGCCATACCTGTTCTTCACACCCTCGATGAATTCCGGGATTTTGTCAACTGTTCCAATCTCACTCAGCATCTTAAGCACAGCCTTTTGAAGCAGAAGAAAAGCAAGCTTAGCTATGCGCAGTGTTGCACTATAAGACTAaggctaaacaaaaataaaaccaaTGACATCTCTGTTAACATCATATTGACAGGTAACAATGTCAATAACGTTTTTTATCCAGCTTAGCATTTGCAATGCTGTCGCCGGTCAACtgaagtttttagtttctaaaagaaaaaatggcaaTATACCTCATTGGCTCCACCATGAAGAGGACCATACAGTGCTCCCACTGCTCCGGCAAGAGCAGTGTATACATCAACACCACTGCATAAAAGAGAATCAGATTTCTGCCCAAGAGCATATGTATATTCTCTCAATGCAGACAGAAAATTCATATACCTTGAAGCCAGATGTCGAGCAGCTGCTGTGGAACAATTCATTTCATGTTCTGCATGTAATATAAAAAGGATATCGAGAACACGAGCAAGACGAGGATTGGGCTTATACAACCTATTACCTCTGCAGATTTTGCCAACATGAAGGGTTAAATTAGCATCCAAATGCCTTGGAAGCATGCCTAGTTGCTATAGCAGCATGTATGCAGGACATTATGCAACACTTGTAAGAAAGGTAATTAGTCTGAATAAAGTTTCAAGCTTTTCTGTACTGCAGTTACCATTATCTGCCAAGCACTAGGCAAAAAATAGCAGCACAACTTACAATGAATCAAGCATGTATAGGAAGTTCTCCGAGTAAGAAAGATTGTTTGATGGAAGAACAGGTGGCCTTCCCGCCATTCTTAAATAGGCTGCTGCTGCAATTGTAGGTGCCTGCAAAAGATAAATAGAAGTTTAAAAAAAGCTGAAATAGGCCAGATAGTTTTATTATGTTATATTTTTCAAGTAAAAAAAGTCCCTATCAACTATCATCATAAATCAAAACACTTCatgacaaaacaaagaaaaaaaacaaaaaacaaaacaaaatagcCAGATGAAACTTAAAGCAAATAACCAACCTTCCCAAGTATGCGGACTATTTGTTTATCTCTAACTTGCTTGGACTTGTATAAGTCTTGGCCCTgcataaacaagaagaaaacaaaatgtgCAATAAATCACATGAACGCCTGCTTTGTTTTTTATCAACAAATATGCTAAATGATCATAATCTACCAGAGACATAAAATCAACAGGGATCAGATGAACGCCTATAACCTGAGTATGCCTACCACTAAGATAACAAGGCAAGGGTAACATAAGTACTTGAAGTTAGGGTTCACTTACTCTAAGAGCAGGATTGGCATCAGGATGAAAGACAGAGAGAGCACTCATGGCACTGACGAGCACACCCATTGGATGAGCATCATGAGGCATTGCCTGTATGATAtcctgcaaaacagaatttgacAAACATCAGAAATTCTTCAGGAAGAAAGTTTGTTTTGTCTCCTCATCAAGTAAAGAACAACTGTATGATAAAATATACGCACCAAAATACCCTGTGGGACAGCTGAATGTTGTGAAATAGCAAACTCCCAATCTGCCAACTGACTTTCAGATGGTAGATTGCCATACACTGTCAAAACAAAAAACGCTTTATTTGTCAAGAACTCTTCAGTTCCAAGCATAAACAAGTGATTCGAACAAACAGATCGTGCAAAGAGTAAGCCTTGCAAATTGCGTCCTCTACGACTTCCCAAGATTTGTACATAGATAATGATTCCGGATTAGATGAGGAAAGGAAGAAAGCATGCAAATTGCACTCTCCTTATTGAAATCTTAACAGCACCTATGATACTTAAGAGTCCTCACCTGCCAGACAAATTCATGCACCAGACTGCCCATAGAAATGTATTAAGCCATAGACACATATTAAGCCATAACAAGTGAACTCATAACAGGGTGATCTTCGTCTTGGATAATACAAACAATCTGCACAGAAGATTAAGCCACAGAGCTGGCCGAAGTCCAATTTGGGGGACACTCAGTTCTACATCAAGAAAGAAAGGTAGCTACCAACAGATTACGTTCCTCAAAAAGTATGAATCAAAAGAAAGGGAATCTTAATAATAGCCTGGTAGCTGGTTAATTAGTACTTCATGCATAGGGGAACCTTCAAactcttgttttactaagggTCAAAAGAATGAACCCCGTATTGCTGCCCCCTGCCCCCTGCCCACTCCACACAACCCCAACACTTTCACTTCACCGTATATGACATGCCTGATTGAAAAGAAATGGTAAAGAAGAATGGGAGCAATATATCATTCACAAAATCTATGGAATACTCACTCAAGAGGTAAGCCACTTCGACAAAGGAACTTCCTTCAGCCAGCTCCTCAATTGGGAAGCCTCTGTATCTAAGAATCCCTGCATCTCCATCAATGTAGCAAATTGATGAGCGAACAGGAGCTGTGTTCAGGTAGCCTGGATCATAAAGTTTGAGCCCCTTGTCAATTGGTCCTGCAGTTATCTGTTTATTAATTGTATCAGAAATCTCCAAAAATCCAGACTTTTTCTCCCCTCAGACAATAGCCAACatgaaccagaatttcaccattttttttcactttttactcTATATGGAATTTACCATACCTTCATGCAATTCCAAACCTAGAATTCCAATTTTTACAGCCAATACCACGACTAATCTTACATGCAGCTCAGCAATCATATAAATCATGCTACATGAGATTTTTACTTAGCTCGGTAAGCACTTCATCACGCTCAATCCCAAATATTTTAATTTCGAGGCCTTAAAATATACAAAGACCAAAAGCCAGTCTTTTGAAAATGACAATACCTTTGCGGTACATTCtcataaaatgaaaactaaaTATACAGTAAGGATTCCaaagaaatgtaaaattagaCATGTAACCTTTAAACAAATTCAATTctcaataataaaaaataaatccgAAATTATAACaataacaaactcaaaaaaaaagaaccaaaacTTAAATAACGAATAGCTACAGCAGTTACTAGCGAGAAATGACATCTTATTCGAttcaattttatttgaaaaaaaaaaaagtttaaccTTTTTGAGATCGGTGGCTTTAATAGTGCCTTCTTCAGAGACCTGGACCTGGTACTTTTTACCGGTCCGTTCATCGATGATCGTCAACGCACCCTTAACGTTGGGCGGAGGCGGGACGGATTGAGCGGAGACGCAGGAACGTTCCAGAATTGAGGACGGAACGGCGTCGGAATGGTCATGCGAAGCTGAAGCTGAGAGGTGAGCCGAGAGCACCGCTAAACGGCTACGAGCCACTACCGAAGAATCCAAATTCtccatcttttcttttgctcagATTCAGTTGTAAAGAAAGAGATGAAAAGAGAGAGT
The DNA window shown above is from Coffea arabica cultivar ET-39 chromosome 5e, Coffea Arabica ET-39 HiFi, whole genome shotgun sequence and carries:
- the LOC113688132 gene encoding citrate synthase, glyoxysomal, encoding MENLDSSVVARSRLAVLSAHLSASASHDHSDAVPSSILERSCVSAQSVPPPPNVKGALTIIDERTGKKYQVQVSEEGTIKATDLKKITAGPIDKGLKLYDPGYLNTAPVRSSICYIDGDAGILRYRGFPIEELAEGSSFVEVAYLLMYGNLPSESQLADWEFAISQHSAVPQGILDIIQAMPHDAHPMGVLVSAMSALSVFHPDANPALRGQDLYKSKQVRDKQIVRILGKAPTIAAAAYLRMAGRPPVLPSNNLSYSENFLYMLDSLGNRLYKPNPRLARVLDILFILHAEHEMNCSTAAARHLASSGVDVYTALAGAVGALYGPLHGGANEAVLKMLSEIGTVDKIPEFIEGVKNRRRKMSGFGHRVYKNYDPRAKVIKKLAEEVFSIVGRDPLIEVAIALEKAALSDEYFVKRKLYPNVDFYSGLIYRAMGFPTEFFPVLFAIPRMAGYLSHWRESLDDPDTKIMRPAQVYTGVWLRHYMPLKERMIAKEVDRLGQVSVSNATRRRLAGSGA